In the Adlercreutzia equolifaciens DSM 19450 genome, one interval contains:
- a CDS encoding TetR/AcrR family transcriptional regulator, whose amino-acid sequence MQDISRRRDGAFQGMTMVHDYGKMTPLQAAGCVRERRRDLKESRRLTDTPGAIVATARKLFELRGVRATSIASIAKEANVTRELIYYHFANRNGLIEAVIDDYVEDLVESVIVWNEARVFGDTSGSLKKCIRTFRYSLYDGTGRPRPMIGVLEELGVRDAFDVRATRETADCLANHIAKEYAAYHRIEIELVREMFCVVIFGLVGLVKMNPQIEDDVLMKVIEQTLRLDMAPIGKGEG is encoded by the coding sequence GTGCAGGACATTTCGCGGAGAAGAGACGGGGCGTTCCAGGGGATGACGATGGTGCACGACTATGGGAAGATGACGCCGCTGCAGGCGGCCGGCTGCGTACGGGAGAGGCGCCGCGACCTGAAGGAATCGCGGCGCCTGACCGACACGCCGGGCGCGATTGTGGCCACGGCGCGCAAGCTCTTCGAGCTGAGAGGGGTGCGGGCGACCTCCATCGCGTCCATCGCGAAGGAGGCGAACGTCACCCGCGAGCTTATCTACTACCACTTCGCGAACCGCAACGGGTTGATTGAGGCGGTCATCGACGACTACGTGGAAGACTTGGTCGAAAGCGTGATCGTGTGGAACGAGGCGAGGGTCTTCGGCGACACGTCGGGATCGCTGAAGAAGTGCATCCGGACGTTTCGGTACTCGCTCTACGACGGGACGGGACGTCCGCGCCCGATGATAGGCGTGCTGGAGGAGCTGGGCGTGCGGGACGCCTTCGACGTGCGCGCTACGCGCGAGACGGCGGACTGCCTGGCGAACCACATCGCGAAGGAGTACGCGGCCTATCATCGGATTGAGATCGAGCTGGTGCGCGAGATGTTCTGCGTCGTGATATTCGGCTTGGTGGGCCTCGTGAAGATGAATCCCCAGATAGAAGACGACGTCCTCATGAAAGTGATAGAGCAAACCCTGCGCCTCGACATGGCGCCGATTGGGAAGGGGGAGGGATAA
- a CDS encoding DUF5692 family protein, giving the protein MGILYQAADPIYWVIWLFVLFSLMAFNELGRVKLWCGLALFAVVPIALTLFVWPVTAAPGNEYGTGTWFNWVKTYSALAGCLGFIALRFVKWRGKDGKTHYLYEKRWALCFPPLILAINIAEAVIRDFQVFSFGLWQGGVVENLWTISGPWNIMNGIAGILNILTICGWFGIFISKDPSKDMIWPDMIWAWIIAYDLWNFAYTYNCISDHSAYCGLALLLACTIPTFFIKRGAWLQHRAQTLALWIMFVMTVPQFADVLAPIPTTHNPTAFFVVSLIALASNMALAAYQLYRIRKLKLNPLKDQIYAGTKTYQRIAEENE; this is encoded by the coding sequence ATGGGCATCCTCTATCAAGCAGCCGATCCGATTTACTGGGTCATTTGGCTCTTCGTTCTCTTCTCCCTGATGGCCTTCAACGAGCTGGGGCGCGTCAAGCTGTGGTGCGGGCTCGCCCTGTTCGCGGTCGTGCCGATTGCGCTCACCCTGTTCGTGTGGCCCGTAACCGCCGCCCCCGGCAACGAGTACGGCACAGGCACCTGGTTCAACTGGGTGAAGACCTATTCCGCGCTGGCAGGGTGCCTCGGGTTCATCGCCCTGCGCTTCGTGAAATGGCGCGGCAAGGACGGCAAGACCCACTACCTGTACGAGAAGCGCTGGGCGCTGTGCTTCCCGCCGCTCATCCTGGCGATCAACATCGCCGAGGCGGTCATCCGCGATTTTCAGGTGTTCAGCTTCGGGCTGTGGCAGGGCGGCGTCGTCGAGAACCTCTGGACGATATCGGGCCCGTGGAACATCATGAACGGCATCGCGGGCATTTTGAACATCCTCACCATCTGCGGTTGGTTCGGCATTTTCATTTCGAAGGATCCCTCGAAGGACATGATCTGGCCGGACATGATCTGGGCCTGGATCATCGCCTACGACCTTTGGAACTTCGCCTACACCTACAACTGCATCTCGGACCACTCCGCCTACTGCGGCCTGGCGCTGCTTCTGGCCTGCACCATCCCGACGTTCTTCATCAAGCGCGGCGCGTGGCTGCAGCACCGGGCGCAGACGCTGGCGCTCTGGATCATGTTCGTGATGACGGTGCCCCAGTTCGCCGACGTGCTCGCCCCCATCCCGACCACGCACAACCCCACGGCGTTCTTCGTGGTGAGCCTGATTGCGCTGGCATCGAACATGGCGCTGGCGGCCTACCAGCTCTATCGCATCCGCAAGCTGAAGCTGAACCCGCTGAAGGACCAGATCTACGCCGGCACGAAGACTTACCAACGCATCGCGGAGGAGAACGAGTAG
- a CDS encoding peptide-methionine (S)-S-oxide reductase, which translates to MQTIYFAGGCLWGVQAFVKTLPGVVATEAGRANGAGDSLEGPYDGYAECVKVTFDEGHVTVTELMGYFFEIIDPYSVNRQGADVGEKYRTGVYSEDPSHLREAEAYIWARPDRDRIRVEVLLLARYVPSAEEHQDHLDKFPNDYCHIPRELMTKYLQKVE; encoded by the coding sequence ATGCAGACGATATACTTTGCCGGTGGGTGTCTGTGGGGCGTGCAGGCGTTCGTCAAGACGCTGCCCGGGGTCGTCGCCACGGAGGCGGGGCGGGCGAACGGGGCCGGCGATAGCCTCGAGGGGCCCTACGACGGGTACGCCGAGTGCGTCAAGGTGACGTTCGACGAGGGCCACGTGACCGTGACCGAGCTGATGGGCTACTTCTTCGAGATCATCGACCCCTACAGCGTGAACCGGCAGGGCGCCGACGTCGGCGAGAAGTACCGCACCGGCGTCTACAGCGAGGATCCCTCCCACCTGCGTGAGGCGGAGGCCTACATCTGGGCGAGGCCCGACCGCGACCGGATCCGCGTCGAGGTGCTGCTGCTTGCCCGCTACGTCCCGAGCGCCGAGGAGCACCAAGACCACCTGGACAAGTTCCCCAACGACTATTGCCACATCCCCAGGGAGCTCATGACGAAGTACCTTCAGAAGGTGGAATAG
- a CDS encoding Fic family protein, with the protein MDVLQFMRDHQAYFEDYVTRSTYHSNAIEGSTLSFAETYAILWNDNTLKVTATARELYEAINHKYALATASENMDDPLSERLVKAIARDINRNISGIDDYRHGQVIIRGAEHLPPAANQVNQLMMQLVYEYNHDEGGDPFLREARFHIRFERIHPFEDGNGRTGRILVNRGLMRAGLAPVVIPVEERAAYMDLLARSDYDGLAAMLRRLSEAETERMERFAEL; encoded by the coding sequence GTGGATGTCCTGCAATTCATGCGTGATCACCAGGCCTATTTCGAAGACTACGTGACGCGCAGCACATACCACTCGAACGCCATCGAGGGCAGCACGCTGTCCTTTGCCGAGACCTATGCCATCCTCTGGAACGACAATACTCTGAAGGTGACGGCTACGGCTCGCGAGCTGTACGAGGCGATCAACCACAAGTACGCCCTGGCCACGGCATCGGAAAATATGGACGACCCTCTTTCGGAGCGGCTCGTCAAGGCCATAGCGCGGGATATCAACCGCAACATAAGCGGCATCGACGACTATCGTCACGGCCAGGTGATCATTCGCGGGGCGGAGCACCTGCCGCCGGCCGCCAATCAAGTGAACCAGCTCATGATGCAGCTCGTGTACGAGTACAACCACGACGAGGGAGGAGACCCCTTCCTGCGCGAGGCCCGCTTCCATATCCGCTTCGAGAGAATTCATCCCTTCGAAGATGGCAACGGGCGGACGGGTCGCATCCTCGTAAACCGCGGGCTCATGCGAGCCGGTCTCGCTCCGGTAGTGATCCCCGTGGAAGAGCGCGCCGCCTACATGGACTTGCTGGCGCGCAGCGACTACGACGGCCTGGCCGCCATGCTGCGCCGCCTGTCTGAGGCGGAGACCGAGCGTATGGAAAGATTTGCCGAGCTATAG
- the guaA gene encoding glutamine-hydrolyzing GMP synthase: MAESATPEQKVIVVDFGAQYGQLIARRVRDSHVYSEIVPCDITAEEVRAIAPAAIILSGGPASVYAEDAPSIDPEILALGIPVLGFCYGQQAMAVALGGEVGHTEKGEYGPAVITRAGESALFDGTPGEQTVWMSHRDAVSRVPEGFSITSRTEVCPVASMEYPERRLFATQFHPEVRHTEFGQTMLRNFLFGVCELEPDWTMDSIIDDSIEAICAEVGDDRVVLGLSGGVDSSVVAALCARAIGKQLTCVFVNHGFLRKGEPEEVEEVFTKQFDVDFIHVHAEERYLELLAGVTDPEEKRRIIGTQFWKEFFAVAEDLAQDGRPVKYLAQGTIYPDIIESGARKTGGKASTIKSHHNLIPFPEGVHFDLIEPLDHFFKDEVRALGTALGLPDYIVHRQPFPGPGLAIRIIGDVDAEKLNILKNADAIVREELDAYNERLFAETGERNSEHSVWQYFAVLPDIKSVGVMGDERTYARPVILRAVESSDAMTADWARLPYDVLARISGRIVAEVPGVNRVVYDITSKPPATIEWE; encoded by the coding sequence GTGGCCGAGTCCGCTACCCCGGAACAGAAAGTCATCGTCGTCGATTTCGGTGCCCAGTACGGGCAGCTCATCGCCCGTCGCGTGCGCGATTCGCACGTGTATTCCGAAATCGTGCCCTGCGACATCACGGCCGAGGAGGTGCGAGCCATCGCGCCCGCGGCCATCATCCTGTCCGGCGGTCCGGCGTCGGTGTACGCGGAGGACGCCCCTTCCATCGACCCGGAGATCCTCGCCCTGGGCATTCCCGTGCTCGGCTTCTGCTACGGGCAGCAGGCCATGGCCGTGGCGCTCGGCGGGGAAGTGGGCCACACCGAGAAGGGCGAGTACGGCCCGGCAGTCATCACGCGGGCGGGCGAGTCGGCGCTGTTCGACGGCACCCCCGGCGAGCAGACCGTGTGGATGAGCCACCGCGACGCCGTGAGCCGCGTGCCCGAGGGCTTCTCCATCACGTCGCGCACCGAGGTGTGCCCGGTGGCGTCCATGGAATACCCCGAGCGGCGCCTGTTCGCCACGCAGTTCCACCCCGAGGTGCGCCACACTGAGTTCGGCCAGACCATGCTGCGCAACTTCTTGTTCGGCGTATGCGAGCTTGAGCCCGATTGGACTATGGACTCCATCATCGACGACTCCATCGAGGCCATCTGCGCCGAAGTGGGGGACGACCGCGTCGTTTTAGGCCTTTCGGGCGGCGTGGACTCATCGGTGGTGGCGGCGTTGTGCGCCCGCGCCATCGGCAAGCAGCTGACCTGCGTGTTCGTGAACCACGGCTTTCTGCGCAAGGGCGAGCCCGAGGAAGTGGAAGAGGTGTTCACGAAGCAGTTCGACGTGGACTTCATCCATGTGCACGCCGAGGAGCGCTATCTGGAGCTTCTGGCCGGCGTGACCGACCCGGAGGAGAAGCGCCGCATCATCGGCACGCAGTTCTGGAAGGAGTTCTTCGCCGTGGCGGAGGACTTGGCCCAGGACGGTCGGCCGGTGAAGTACCTGGCCCAGGGCACCATCTACCCCGACATCATCGAGAGCGGCGCACGCAAGACCGGCGGGAAGGCGAGCACCATCAAGTCGCATCATAATTTGATTCCGTTTCCCGAGGGCGTGCATTTCGATCTGATCGAGCCTTTGGACCACTTCTTCAAAGACGAGGTGCGCGCGCTGGGCACGGCGCTGGGGCTGCCCGACTACATCGTGCACCGCCAGCCCTTCCCGGGGCCGGGTCTGGCCATCCGCATCATCGGCGACGTGGACGCCGAGAAATTGAACATCCTGAAGAACGCCGACGCCATCGTCCGCGAGGAGCTGGACGCCTACAACGAGCGCCTGTTCGCCGAGACGGGCGAGCGCAACAGCGAGCACAGCGTCTGGCAGTACTTCGCCGTACTGCCCGACATCAAGTCCGTTGGCGTCATGGGCGACGAGCGCACCTACGCCCGCCCGGTCATCCTGCGTGCCGTAGAGAGCTCCGACGCCATGACCGCCGACTGGGCTCGCCTGCCCTACGACGTCCTAGCCCGCATCTCCGGCCGCATCGTAGCCGAAGTCCCCGGCGTGAACCGCGTGGTGTATGATATCACCAGCAAACCGCCCGCAACGATCGAGTGGGAGTAG
- a CDS encoding tyrosine-protein phosphatase produces MTTEEKRVDEEESSPLDMPDPIPGFPEFGHIPFEGLHNTRDLGGMPAADGRRIAPAKLIRSGCLHKASEQDLARLVGDYDLAGVIDFRTQLERDKEPDPRELMEGVVFYDFPALSGETIGITHGAGVAQDLKTFASYNASPHELVRSMYPQILLDDAGRQAYTSFLEVLLEGDGGAYLWHCSEGKDRAGLGAVIVERALGVPEAYVRADYLATNLFARNRAEGIVDAISKKLGLMKGLDADIDSLFYAYNDYYDCALAAVNANYGSFDAYLAEALDFGPEKRQALRAKYLR; encoded by the coding sequence ATGACCACGGAAGAGAAGCGCGTCGACGAGGAAGAGTCCTCGCCGTTGGATATGCCCGACCCCATCCCCGGGTTCCCCGAATTCGGGCACATCCCCTTCGAAGGGCTGCACAACACGCGCGATTTGGGCGGCATGCCGGCGGCCGATGGGCGCCGCATCGCGCCGGCGAAACTCATCCGCAGCGGGTGCCTTCACAAGGCGAGCGAGCAGGACCTGGCGCGGCTTGTGGGCGACTACGACCTGGCCGGCGTCATCGATTTCCGCACCCAGCTCGAGCGCGACAAGGAGCCCGACCCCCGCGAGCTTATGGAAGGCGTGGTGTTCTACGACTTCCCGGCGCTGTCCGGCGAGACTATCGGCATTACCCACGGCGCGGGCGTGGCCCAGGACTTGAAGACCTTCGCCAGCTACAACGCCAGTCCTCACGAGCTGGTGCGAAGCATGTACCCCCAGATTTTGCTGGACGACGCGGGGCGGCAGGCCTACACGTCGTTTCTCGAGGTGCTTTTGGAAGGCGACGGCGGGGCGTATCTGTGGCACTGCTCCGAGGGCAAGGACCGGGCTGGCCTGGGCGCGGTTATCGTGGAGCGGGCGCTCGGGGTGCCCGAGGCCTACGTGCGCGCCGATTACCTGGCCACGAATTTGTTCGCGCGCAACCGCGCCGAGGGGATCGTCGACGCCATCAGCAAGAAGCTGGGTCTCATGAAGGGGCTCGATGCGGACATCGACTCGCTGTTCTACGCCTACAACGACTACTACGATTGCGCCTTGGCGGCGGTGAACGCCAACTACGGCTCCTTCGATGCCTACCTCGCCGAGGCCCTGGATTTCGGCCCCGAGAAGCGCCAGGCCCTGCGGGCGAAGTATCTCCGGTAG
- a CDS encoding sulfurtransferase, giving the protein MKAYQIVDADFVKREIGRMPIVDVRPPLRYDTAHIPSAINIRLDVAAASDDPAEELAEMFQDNGIFPEDAVIVYCQMGVHAKIACDYLASVGYSKLYLYAGSMNDWMRDSARPVEASSVAFAKAS; this is encoded by the coding sequence ATGAAGGCTTACCAAATCGTCGATGCCGACTTCGTGAAGCGCGAGATAGGACGCATGCCCATCGTGGACGTGCGACCGCCGCTGCGCTATGACACGGCCCATATTCCCTCGGCTATCAATATTCGGCTCGATGTGGCCGCCGCCTCGGACGATCCGGCCGAGGAGCTGGCCGAGATGTTCCAGGACAACGGCATTTTCCCCGAGGACGCGGTCATTGTGTACTGCCAGATGGGCGTGCACGCCAAGATCGCCTGCGATTACCTGGCGTCGGTGGGTTACAGCAAGCTGTATCTGTATGCCGGCAGCATGAACGACTGGATGCGCGATTCGGCGCGTCCTGTGGAGGCCTCGTCGGTCGCCTTCGCGAAGGCGTCCTAG
- a CDS encoding ArsR/SmtB family transcription factor, with translation MDEPTAIEKEAGKIVEGACASLEACPCGCNREATANLFAEMPDEELLFDVADLFKAFSDTTRIKILFALMGGGLSVGDITAVVGCTQSAVSHQLRTLKQARLVKATRDGKNVIYALSDDHVYTMLAQGMTHVCE, from the coding sequence ATGGACGAACCGACAGCCATAGAGAAAGAAGCCGGCAAAATCGTGGAAGGCGCCTGCGCGTCGCTGGAGGCTTGCCCCTGCGGCTGCAATCGCGAGGCCACGGCCAATCTGTTCGCAGAGATGCCCGACGAGGAGCTGCTGTTCGACGTTGCTGACCTGTTCAAGGCCTTCTCCGACACCACCCGCATCAAAATCCTGTTCGCGCTCATGGGCGGCGGCCTGTCCGTCGGCGACATCACTGCCGTCGTCGGCTGCACCCAAAGCGCCGTGAGCCACCAGCTGCGCACGCTGAAGCAGGCGCGCCTCGTGAAGGCCACCCGCGACGGCAAAAACGTCATCTACGCCCTGTCCGACGACCACGTCTACACCATGCTCGCCCAGGGCATGACCCACGTGTGCGAGTAA
- a CDS encoding cation transporter, with protein MRKSFKLENLDCANCAAKMEAGINALPGVNKASISFMTSKLTIDADAADAEALAAIVDAAQSVCTSYEKDCRIVR; from the coding sequence ATGCGCAAGTCATTCAAACTGGAGAACCTCGATTGCGCCAACTGCGCCGCGAAAATGGAAGCCGGCATAAACGCGTTGCCCGGCGTGAACAAAGCATCCATCAGCTTCATGACGAGCAAGCTGACGATCGACGCGGACGCCGCCGACGCGGAGGCCCTAGCCGCCATCGTCGACGCCGCCCAGTCCGTCTGCACCAGCTACGAAAAAGACTGCCGCATCGTCCGTTAG
- a CDS encoding heavy metal translocating P-type ATPase: MNPKQKKLLTRIIVALALFVAIEVAAQTEALAATFGTPGDVYAEFALFLIPYLIAGYDVIAGALRGLVHGHALDEDFLMTVATFGAFALVLFPDTEPHMAEGAAVMLFFQVGELFQSYAVDKSRQSIADMMDIAPEYANVMEEGKLKQVDPFELAPDDEFIVMPGERIPLDGTVLTGESQIDTAALTGESVPRTARPGDEVISGCVNLTAKLVVRATKPFEDSTVSRILELVENAAEKKARTENFITRFARVYTPIVVGVAAVLAIVPPLLFGGQWSDWILRGLTFLVVSCPCALVISVPLSFFGGIGGASRLGILVKGSNYLEALGSTETVVFDKTGTLTDGTFSVTELIGAPGVSEAELADIAAAAETFSTHPIAQSVRAYRDSLTTDARPDSDNDANLAQPDSDSTTTGARPDSGSITTAERVRDVREISGQGVEAVVDGRNVLVGNGKLMAAHDIAFTATDVPGTVLYVAADGTYLGAIVIADTVKPDAARAIADLRAAGVKKTVMLTGDRTPVARAVAAELGIDEVHAELLPQDKVAEVEALLAQTERDTNGKGKLAFVGDGINDAPVLTRADIGIAMGAMGSDAAIEAADIVLMNDDPDDIARAIHLARRTMGIVWQNIVFALGVKFAVLVLAAFGIANMWMAVFADVGVAVIAILNAMRAMNVKRYLD; encoded by the coding sequence ATGAACCCGAAGCAGAAGAAACTCCTCACCCGCATCATCGTCGCCCTCGCGCTGTTCGTCGCCATTGAAGTGGCGGCCCAGACCGAAGCGCTTGCCGCCACCTTTGGCACGCCCGGCGATGTGTACGCCGAGTTCGCGCTGTTCCTCATCCCCTACCTCATCGCCGGCTACGACGTCATCGCCGGCGCGCTGCGAGGCCTTGTGCACGGGCACGCGCTGGACGAGGACTTCCTCATGACCGTGGCCACCTTCGGCGCGTTTGCGCTGGTGCTGTTCCCCGACACCGAGCCGCACATGGCCGAAGGCGCGGCCGTGATGCTGTTCTTCCAGGTGGGCGAGCTATTCCAAAGCTACGCCGTGGACAAGTCGCGCCAGTCCATCGCGGACATGATGGATATCGCGCCCGAGTACGCGAACGTCATGGAGGAGGGCAAGCTGAAGCAGGTGGATCCCTTCGAGCTCGCCCCCGATGACGAGTTCATCGTCATGCCCGGCGAGCGCATCCCGCTTGACGGCACGGTGCTGACCGGCGAAAGCCAAATCGACACGGCGGCGCTCACCGGCGAGTCGGTGCCCCGCACGGCGCGCCCAGGCGACGAGGTCATCTCCGGCTGCGTGAACCTGACGGCCAAACTCGTCGTACGCGCCACCAAGCCCTTCGAGGACTCCACGGTAAGCCGCATCTTGGAATTGGTGGAAAACGCCGCCGAGAAGAAGGCGCGCACCGAGAACTTCATCACTCGCTTCGCCCGCGTGTACACCCCCATCGTCGTGGGCGTGGCCGCTGTACTCGCCATCGTGCCTCCGCTGTTGTTCGGCGGTCAGTGGTCCGACTGGATCTTGCGCGGACTCACCTTCCTCGTGGTGTCGTGCCCCTGCGCACTGGTCATCTCCGTACCGCTGTCGTTCTTCGGCGGCATCGGCGGGGCATCACGCCTCGGCATTCTGGTGAAGGGGTCGAACTACCTGGAGGCCCTGGGCTCCACCGAAACCGTCGTGTTCGACAAGACTGGAACCTTGACCGACGGCACCTTCTCCGTGACCGAGCTCATCGGCGCCCCTGGCGTAAGCGAGGCCGAGCTTGCCGACATCGCCGCCGCAGCCGAGACGTTCTCCACCCATCCCATCGCGCAATCGGTGCGGGCCTATCGCGACTCCCTGACGACCGACGCGCGACCGGACAGCGACAACGACGCGAATCTGGCGCAACCGGACAGCGACTCCACCACGACCGGCGCGCGACCGGACAGCGGCTCCATCACAACCGCCGAGCGGGTGCGCGACGTCCGCGAGATCAGCGGCCAGGGCGTGGAAGCGGTCGTGGACGGACGAAACGTGCTCGTGGGCAACGGTAAGCTCATGGCGGCCCATGACATCGCCTTCACGGCCACCGACGTGCCAGGCACCGTGCTCTACGTGGCCGCCGACGGCACCTACCTGGGCGCCATCGTCATCGCCGACACCGTGAAGCCCGACGCCGCCCGCGCCATCGCCGATTTGCGCGCGGCCGGCGTGAAGAAGACCGTCATGCTCACGGGCGACCGCACACCCGTGGCCCGGGCCGTCGCCGCCGAACTCGGCATCGACGAGGTGCACGCCGAGCTGCTTCCCCAAGACAAGGTGGCCGAGGTGGAGGCGCTTCTCGCCCAAACCGAGCGCGACACCAATGGCAAGGGCAAGCTCGCCTTCGTGGGCGATGGCATCAACGACGCACCCGTGCTCACCCGCGCCGACATCGGCATCGCCATGGGCGCCATGGGCTCGGACGCCGCCATCGAGGCCGCCGACATCGTGCTCATGAACGACGACCCCGACGACATCGCCCGCGCCATTCACCTGGCGCGGCGCACCATGGGCATCGTCTGGCAGAACATCGTGTTTGCCCTGGGCGTCAAGTTTGCCGTGCTGGTGCTGGCCGCCTTCGGCATCGCCAACATGTGGATGGCCGTCTTCGCCGACGTGGGCGTGGCCGTCATCGCCATCTTGAATGCCATGCGCGCCATGAACGTGAAGCGCTATCTCGACTAA
- a CDS encoding patatin-like phospholipase family protein translates to MTDPAQLADLAINQPDVALIFEGGGMRNSYTAPMVVELLARNLNFGCVYGISAGSSHTVNYLVRDATRARASFVELVKYPRFGGWGSFLRGTGYFNSPYLYEELIENAPADDPMAFDWGTFATNPADMHIEAMDWDTGETVAWTRADVKDAHDLGLKVRASSTMPLFMPPTTIDGHTYMDGGMGDSWGILLNAARADGYERFCIIRTQPRGYRKHAMSRGAQALFRSAFRKHPIVAERTIARWQPYNELCDEIEQLEKTGAAWVFYPDTMDVTNKTTDYDALVRSYETGLAQAQRDIESLEAWLG, encoded by the coding sequence ATGACCGACCCCGCCCAACTCGCCGACCTCGCCATCAACCAGCCCGATGTGGCGCTCATCTTCGAGGGCGGCGGCATGCGCAACAGCTACACGGCGCCCATGGTGGTGGAGCTGCTCGCGCGCAACCTGAACTTCGGGTGCGTCTACGGCATCTCGGCCGGATCCAGCCATACGGTGAACTATCTGGTGCGCGACGCCACCCGTGCCCGCGCCTCGTTCGTCGAGCTGGTGAAGTACCCACGCTTCGGCGGCTGGGGCAGCTTCTTGCGGGGCACCGGCTACTTCAACAGCCCCTACCTTTACGAGGAGCTGATCGAAAACGCGCCCGCCGACGACCCCATGGCCTTCGACTGGGGCACCTTCGCCACCAACCCGGCCGATATGCACATCGAGGCCATGGATTGGGACACCGGCGAGACCGTCGCCTGGACCCGCGCCGATGTGAAGGACGCCCACGACCTGGGACTGAAAGTGCGTGCATCGTCCACCATGCCCCTTTTCATGCCGCCCACCACCATCGACGGGCACACCTACATGGACGGCGGCATGGGAGATAGCTGGGGCATCCTGCTGAATGCCGCCCGCGCCGACGGCTACGAGCGTTTCTGCATCATCCGCACCCAACCGCGCGGCTACCGCAAGCACGCCATGAGCCGGGGCGCCCAGGCGCTCTTCCGCTCGGCCTTCCGCAAGCATCCCATCGTGGCCGAGCGCACCATCGCACGCTGGCAGCCCTACAACGAGCTCTGCGACGAGATAGAGCAATTGGAAAAGACAGGCGCCGCTTGGGTCTTCTACCCCGACACCATGGACGTCACCAACAAGACCACCGACTACGACGCCCTCGTTCGCTCCTACGAAACCGGCCTCGCCCAAGCCCAGCGCGACATCGAGTCGTTGGAAGCGTGGCTTGGCTAA
- the rplL gene encoding 50S ribosomal protein L7/L12 translates to MAVTREEIIEALKEMSLLEASELVKDIEETFGVSAAAPVAVAAAAPAEGGAAAEEKSDFDVVLEGFGDNKIAVIKVVREITGLGLKEAKEVVEGAPKAVAEGVNKEKAEEIKGKLEEAGAAVTLK, encoded by the coding sequence ATGGCTGTTACTCGTGAAGAGATCATTGAGGCTTTGAAGGAGATGTCCCTGCTCGAGGCTTCCGAGCTCGTGAAGGACATCGAGGAGACCTTTGGCGTGTCCGCCGCCGCTCCGGTGGCCGTGGCCGCCGCCGCTCCGGCTGAGGGTGGCGCTGCCGCCGAGGAGAAGTCCGACTTCGACGTCGTGCTCGAGGGCTTCGGCGACAACAAGATCGCCGTCATCAAGGTTGTCCGCGAGATCACCGGCCTGGGCCTGAAGGAGGCCAAGGAGGTCGTCGAGGGCGCTCCGAAGGCTGTCGCCGAGGGCGTGAACAAGGAGAAGGCCGAGGAGATCAAGGGCAAGCTGGAAGAGGCCGGCGCCGCTGTGACCCTGAAGTAA
- the rplJ gene encoding 50S ribosomal protein L10: MPNAQNKEMLASIKEDLDGVSAMWVVDYRGLTVKEMQQLRRDIRETGSVLKVYKNTLVHLALAEAELPTLDDMLAGPSAFVFSGNDAAASAKALKTFAKANENLEIKGGLMEGAAVSAAEVEAIASLPSREQLMAQIAGAISGVARGLATTINGVPRGLAQVVKAVAEQKEAA; this comes from the coding sequence ATGCCCAACGCTCAGAACAAGGAGATGCTCGCCAGCATCAAGGAGGATCTCGACGGCGTTTCCGCCATGTGGGTCGTGGATTACCGCGGTCTCACCGTGAAGGAGATGCAGCAGCTGCGCCGCGACATTCGCGAGACCGGCTCGGTGCTGAAGGTCTACAAGAACACGCTGGTTCACCTGGCGCTTGCCGAGGCCGAACTGCCGACGCTCGACGATATGCTCGCCGGCCCCAGCGCGTTCGTGTTCTCCGGCAACGACGCGGCCGCATCGGCTAAGGCCCTGAAGACCTTCGCCAAGGCCAACGAGAACCTTGAGATCAAGGGCGGCCTGATGGAAGGCGCTGCCGTGTCGGCCGCAGAGGTGGAGGCTATCGCTTCTCTGCCCTCTCGCGAGCAGCTCATGGCTCAGATCGCCGGTGCCATCTCCGGCGTCGCTCGCGGTCTGGCTACCACCATCAACGGTGTGCCGCGCGGTTTGGCCCAGGTCGTCAAGGCCGTGGCCGAGCAGAAGGAAGCTGCCTAA